From the genome of Geoglobus ahangari, one region includes:
- a CDS encoding prolipoprotein diacylglyceryl transferase, with product MIKVMGNNKDHRREEERKHIYSKIKNRYNTHKEAVKIPKYIIKAGIVLFFGPPIILIFVGILSAIIPELSQFKIPGDVAVWLDDVIAWSMIIGFLLVIGGRIYLDKKKQLAPAPKPNEVALLNAIEAKEKLEKYKAESIELHKVEAIKKVKKINKILSRSLQNLPYRISVMPNYNKNFQLLMEFKKNLKERLVPAIENLNEDSIDMVGDILDSMADYFYSPTTKKLLELNSKLSELEIMALPKIDYYLALVANYFSRFRVPIILILGWLIIFYGGPILGVTKDQAYIAASGFLGAGLAAYFSGLLGKK from the coding sequence GTGATTAAAGTGATGGGAAATAACAAAGATCATAGAAGAGAGGAGGAGAGAAAACATATCTATTCCAAAATAAAAAATAGATATAATACTCATAAAGAGGCTGTTAAAATACCCAAATATATTATTAAAGCAGGTATCGTTCTTTTCTTTGGCCCCCCAATAATCCTAATATTCGTCGGAATTCTATCGGCAATTATTCCAGAATTATCGCAATTCAAAATTCCGGGTGACGTTGCTGTTTGGCTAGATGATGTTATTGCTTGGTCAATGATTATTGGGTTTCTTTTAGTTATTGGTGGTAGAATATACTTGGATAAAAAGAAACAATTAGCGCCAGCCCCCAAACCAAATGAGGTAGCCTTACTAAATGCAATAGAAGCAAAGGAAAAATTGGAGAAATATAAAGCGGAAAGTATCGAATTGCATAAGGTTGAAGCAATAAAAAAAGTTAAAAAAATAAACAAAATACTCTCGAGATCTCTACAGAATTTACCATATAGAATTAGCGTGATGCCAAATTACAATAAGAACTTCCAGTTGTTAATGGAATTTAAAAAGAATCTTAAAGAAAGGTTGGTTCCAGCAATTGAGAACTTAAATGAAGATTCTATAGATATGGTTGGAGACATATTAGATAGCATGGCCGATTACTTTTACTCCCCGACTACCAAAAAACTATTAGAATTAAATTCAAAATTATCTGAGCTAGAGATTATGGCATTACCTAAAATTGATTATTATTTAGCACTTGTTGCTAACTATTTTAGTAGATTCAGGGTTCCAATTATTTTAATTTTAGGTTGGTTAATAATATTTTATGGAGGTCCTATTTTGGGAGTTACCAAAGATCAAGCATATATTGCTGCGAGTGGTTTTCTTGGTGCAGGTTTAGCAGCCTATTTTAGTGGTTTGCTTGGAAAAAAGTGA
- a CDS encoding winged helix-turn-helix transcriptional regulator encodes MDENFQKHELNDPVNRRIIEGIINGQTLEEIADSLGIAVRTVQNRMKVLESREYIREVKKGVWQVDYQRIGLDTIGVVLISMKNDREGMRRLIDHLKRLDYVENVFEIVGSEYDLCIIVRFSGLEEAMDENDKFISWLNRNGIRVDEFKAFISGRTHKDHRRTRL; translated from the coding sequence ATGGATGAAAACTTCCAGAAACACGAACTGAACGACCCGGTGAACAGGAGGATAATAGAGGGGATAATCAACGGACAGACCCTCGAGGAGATCGCAGACAGTCTCGGCATAGCCGTCAGAACTGTTCAGAACAGGATGAAGGTGCTCGAGAGCAGGGAGTACATAAGGGAGGTCAAGAAGGGAGTCTGGCAGGTGGACTACCAGAGAATAGGGCTCGACACGATTGGGGTCGTCCTGATTTCCATGAAGAACGACAGGGAGGGGATGAGGAGGCTGATAGACCATCTGAAGAGGCTCGACTACGTTGAGAACGTGTTCGAGATCGTCGGGAGCGAGTACGACCTCTGCATAATCGTCAGGTTCTCCGGGCTCGAGGAGGCCATGGACGAGAACGACAAGTTCATCTCTTGGCTCAACAGGAACGGGATAAGGGTGGATGAGTTCAAGGCGTTCATAAGCGGAAGGACCCACAAGGATCACAGGAGGACGAGGCTTTAG
- a CDS encoding DUF2283 domain-containing protein, with protein MGEGMKVRYDPEADILYISIKDEEVKDMDEIGEDIFVELNEKGEIIGIEIWEARKSVVPEILKFY; from the coding sequence GTGGGTGAGGGTATGAAAGTCAGGTATGATCCAGAGGCCGATATCCTTTACATTTCAATAAAGGATGAGGAAGTCAAAGATATGGACGAGATTGGAGAGGATATATTTGTCGAGCTGAACGAAAAGGGGGAGATCATAGGTATTGAGATCTGGGAAGCGAGAAAATCTGTTGTTCCTGAGATACTGAAGTTTTATTAA
- a CDS encoding acetamidase/formamidase family protein, translating into MSSNAEDVVYCDTLTDGIIGPDVRRGGRVADGGRIVFVTSPGCWGPMITPNIRGGHEVAAPVEVEGAEVGDAIVIRVESIRVLSKAASSGVDEPVEGAFTGDPFVAKRCPGCGEEWPDYDVVGTGQEAVRCKKCGSPASPFRMVHGYTLVIEDGFAVSVSRDVAEKIAENAWEYAALPKSSKQVPVLIFGKADIPGMVSRVRPHLGQLGTIPSVNIPDSHNAGDFGTFLIGAPHRYAITREQYQTSLTDGHLDVDSVREGCIVIAPVKVDGGGVYAGDVHAMQGDGEVAGHTADVSAETTVSVSVLKGLQIEGPILLPPEEDLPPLAKPWRKDEWDAVARIAEKNGIEAEPVAPVQVIGSGPTINEAAERGFERAAKLFGMRLEEVLNRVTITGAVEIGRLPGIVQVSMQVPLRILERLGIAELAVEHYKLPY; encoded by the coding sequence ATGTCTTCCAACGCAGAGGATGTGGTCTATTGTGACACCCTGACCGACGGCATAATCGGGCCGGACGTCAGGAGGGGTGGCAGGGTTGCCGATGGAGGCAGGATAGTCTTCGTAACCTCTCCGGGATGCTGGGGCCCGATGATAACGCCGAACATCAGGGGAGGCCACGAGGTGGCCGCTCCCGTTGAGGTTGAGGGAGCTGAGGTTGGGGATGCGATCGTCATCAGGGTGGAGAGTATAAGGGTTCTCTCAAAGGCCGCGAGTTCTGGTGTTGACGAGCCGGTTGAGGGTGCCTTCACCGGAGATCCCTTTGTCGCAAAGAGGTGTCCGGGCTGCGGGGAGGAGTGGCCGGACTACGATGTGGTCGGGACTGGACAGGAGGCGGTGAGGTGTAAGAAGTGCGGCTCACCTGCATCACCGTTCAGAATGGTGCACGGCTACACACTCGTAATCGAGGACGGCTTTGCCGTTTCGGTTAGCAGAGACGTGGCAGAAAAGATTGCAGAGAATGCGTGGGAGTATGCAGCTCTTCCAAAAAGCTCGAAGCAGGTTCCGGTGCTGATCTTCGGGAAAGCGGACATTCCCGGGATGGTTTCCCGGGTTCGCCCCCACCTCGGCCAGCTCGGAACGATCCCGTCTGTGAACATCCCCGACTCCCACAACGCCGGGGACTTCGGAACATTTCTGATAGGCGCTCCCCACAGGTACGCGATAACGAGGGAGCAGTACCAGACTTCTCTGACCGACGGGCATCTTGACGTGGACTCGGTGAGGGAGGGGTGCATAGTGATAGCGCCGGTGAAGGTGGACGGAGGAGGGGTGTACGCTGGAGACGTTCACGCCATGCAGGGCGATGGAGAGGTTGCAGGTCACACGGCAGACGTTTCGGCAGAGACGACGGTCTCTGTCTCGGTGCTGAAGGGTCTTCAGATCGAGGGGCCGATCCTGCTGCCCCCTGAGGAAGACCTCCCACCCCTCGCGAAGCCATGGAGAAAGGACGAGTGGGATGCAGTGGCCAGAATCGCTGAGAAGAACGGGATAGAGGCCGAGCCTGTTGCCCCTGTTCAGGTCATAGGATCCGGGCCGACGATAAACGAGGCCGCAGAGAGGGGCTTTGAGAGGGCTGCAAAGCTCTTCGGAATGAGGCTCGAGGAAGTCCTGAACAGGGTGACGATAACGGGGGCGGTTGAGATAGGCAGGCTTCCGGGAATCGTTCAGGTGTCGATGCAGGTTCCGCTCAGAATTCTCGAGAGGCTCGGAATAGCAGAGCTCGCCGTGGAGCACTACAAGCTGCCTTACTGA
- the hisH gene encoding imidazole glycerol phosphate synthase subunit HisH, whose amino-acid sequence MIAIINYGAGNLKSISKALERVGARVKVTSSMEDVESADAIVLPGVGAFETAIKNLKPFSDYLRTTTAQVLGICLGMQLFATVSEEGGHHEGLNVIEGRVVRFPDEVGKIPHMGWNEVEFREHPVFDGLESRYFYFVHSYYYQTSDENVIGYTDYGIRFPSAIAKDNYVGLQFHPEKSGKNGLKVLRNFVESI is encoded by the coding sequence GTGATCGCCATCATCAACTACGGCGCCGGGAACCTGAAGAGCATAAGCAAGGCTCTGGAGAGAGTTGGAGCGAGGGTGAAGGTCACATCAAGCATGGAGGACGTGGAGAGCGCGGACGCGATCGTCCTCCCGGGTGTCGGGGCGTTCGAAACGGCGATAAAAAACCTGAAACCATTCTCGGACTACCTCAGAACCACGACCGCTCAGGTTCTCGGCATCTGCCTCGGAATGCAGCTCTTCGCGACCGTGAGCGAGGAGGGTGGACATCACGAGGGGCTGAACGTGATCGAGGGCAGGGTCGTCAGATTTCCAGACGAGGTTGGCAAGATTCCCCACATGGGGTGGAACGAGGTCGAGTTCAGGGAGCACCCTGTTTTCGACGGGCTCGAAAGCAGGTACTTCTACTTCGTCCACTCCTATTACTACCAGACCTCAGACGAGAACGTGATTGGGTACACGGACTACGGAATCAGGTTTCCCTCCGCAATTGCCAAGGACAACTACGTTGGTCTGCAGTTCCACCCCGAAAAGAGTGGAAAGAACGGTTTAAAGGTGCTGAGGAACTTCGTCGAGAGCATATAG
- a CDS encoding 3-hydroxyacyl-CoA dehydrogenase/enoyl-CoA hydratase family protein, producing MKDVRNVLVIGAGTMGHGIAELCALAGYSVTLVDVSEEALKKAMERIAWSLSKLEKKKGVKKDEVLSRITTSTDLPSSASNADLVIEAVVEKTEVKKEVFRTLDENCRDDVILATNTSTIPIAEIASATSKPERVLGLHFFNPPTLIRLVEIVVAEKTSEETVELAKKFVKSLGMDYITARDVPGFVVNRINLRVFGQAIKLLESGYSVEEIDACAKYRIGIPMGLFEVIDFSGVDVLYNVIREMSARGFDVELSPILEEMVREGRLGMKTGRGFYTYEGLYGRARIPKRKAYAVNPLSILAPAINEACWIVRNKVSSAEDVEKAMKLGMGYRKGVLELADVYGLDRVVEELERLGIAPDQMLRDMVDSEKLGKKSGEGFFRWRHERKSFGPVSYEKRHSYAIITLKRAERLNALNEEMWVGIRDALLEAERDEDVRAVLITGEGRAFSAGDDIAVMRSWKSVSDGKEFFERVAAPLIDTMIDCSKPLISLVNGYAYGGGMELNLLMDIVIASKGATFSVPEGLIGAFPPIASTVGFFLNRRVLRYCLTAEEIQADEALEVGIADLVVDDDQLEIAGVEVAERISELAPMSIQAVKKAKRNVLNVVRTALESAVEELIILSGTADFEEGMRAFLEKRRPVWRGE from the coding sequence ATGAAGGATGTCCGCAACGTGCTGGTCATCGGCGCTGGCACGATGGGTCACGGCATAGCCGAGCTCTGCGCACTTGCAGGATACAGCGTCACGCTCGTTGACGTGAGCGAGGAGGCTCTGAAAAAGGCCATGGAGAGGATAGCGTGGAGCCTTTCGAAGCTTGAGAAGAAAAAGGGTGTGAAAAAGGATGAGGTTCTCTCGAGGATCACCACGTCAACAGACTTGCCATCATCAGCCTCAAACGCCGACCTCGTCATAGAGGCAGTGGTTGAGAAGACCGAGGTCAAGAAAGAGGTCTTCAGGACTCTGGACGAGAACTGCAGGGATGATGTCATCCTCGCGACCAACACGTCCACGATTCCGATAGCCGAGATAGCCTCAGCCACTTCAAAACCGGAGAGGGTGCTGGGTCTGCACTTCTTCAACCCGCCGACCCTCATACGCCTCGTGGAGATCGTTGTTGCGGAGAAGACGTCAGAGGAGACTGTTGAGCTCGCCAAGAAGTTTGTGAAGTCGCTGGGAATGGACTACATAACCGCGAGGGACGTTCCGGGGTTTGTTGTCAACAGAATAAACCTCAGGGTTTTCGGACAAGCGATAAAGCTGCTGGAATCTGGTTACTCTGTAGAGGAGATAGACGCGTGCGCGAAATACAGGATAGGAATACCAATGGGGCTATTCGAGGTCATAGACTTCAGCGGGGTCGACGTGCTCTACAACGTGATAAGGGAGATGTCGGCGAGGGGCTTCGACGTGGAGCTGAGCCCGATCCTCGAGGAGATGGTCAGAGAGGGGAGGCTCGGCATGAAGACGGGAAGGGGCTTTTACACCTACGAGGGCCTTTACGGAAGGGCGAGGATACCCAAGAGGAAGGCATATGCCGTAAACCCGCTCTCCATTCTTGCCCCGGCCATAAACGAGGCCTGCTGGATAGTGAGAAACAAGGTTTCGAGCGCTGAAGACGTGGAGAAGGCGATGAAGCTCGGGATGGGGTACAGAAAGGGGGTTCTGGAGCTTGCCGACGTTTACGGGCTTGACAGGGTTGTGGAGGAGCTTGAGAGGCTCGGAATAGCTCCAGACCAGATGCTGAGGGACATGGTGGACTCGGAGAAGCTCGGAAAGAAGAGCGGCGAGGGCTTTTTCAGGTGGAGACATGAGAGAAAGAGCTTCGGCCCCGTGAGCTATGAGAAGCGACACAGCTACGCGATAATCACGCTGAAGAGGGCGGAGAGGCTGAACGCACTCAACGAGGAGATGTGGGTCGGGATAAGGGATGCGCTGCTTGAGGCTGAGAGAGATGAGGACGTGAGGGCCGTGCTGATAACCGGGGAGGGCAGGGCGTTCTCCGCGGGAGATGACATAGCGGTGATGAGGTCGTGGAAGTCAGTCAGCGACGGAAAGGAGTTCTTCGAGAGGGTTGCTGCACCCCTCATAGACACGATGATTGACTGCTCTAAACCTCTAATCTCGCTCGTCAACGGCTATGCTTACGGAGGGGGAATGGAGCTAAACCTGCTGATGGACATTGTAATCGCCAGCAAAGGTGCGACGTTCTCCGTTCCTGAAGGGCTGATAGGGGCGTTCCCACCCATAGCGTCCACCGTCGGATTTTTCCTGAACAGGAGAGTCCTCAGGTACTGTCTCACGGCCGAGGAGATTCAGGCAGATGAGGCGCTGGAAGTCGGGATAGCTGACCTCGTTGTGGATGACGACCAGCTTGAGATCGCCGGAGTTGAGGTGGCAGAGAGGATATCCGAACTCGCGCCGATGTCTATTCAGGCCGTCAAGAAGGCCAAGAGAAACGTGCTGAATGTCGTCAGAACCGCTCTGGAGAGTGCTGTTGAGGAGCTGATAATCCTGTCAGGCACTGCGGACTTTGAGGAGGGAATGAGGGCGTTTCTCGAGAAGAGGAGACCTGTGTGGAGGGGCGAGTGA
- a CDS encoding LLM class flavin-dependent oxidoreductase, protein MEFGTVAPTFPPIEEVRRTARRLEEKGYSSLWFADHLMGWYPHDLWKETPFAARYPSCHMFFDPFCEICYAAGSAEKMRFGVSVSEVFRRHPAVLLQQAITANHATGGRFILGLGAGEAENIVPYGIDFKRPVARLEEALRLMRVMLESDYGEVINFEGKFFRLEDAVFDLKPVGNLPIWIGAHGDRMLRLTAQYADGWLPVSTTLDDYREMAEKLDRYARDAGRDPEEITRALFASVVIDERESEVERLLRTPILRIHALLLHYKVYEKMSYQHPLGRYYGLLEYIPTKFTKRDILEAVSRVPDDVVKAAFISGTPEEIIQTLDAYSKLGVEHVVIWNLTYFGDISKVGSSYALIDEVIGHFES, encoded by the coding sequence ATGGAGTTCGGGACAGTAGCACCGACGTTCCCTCCAATCGAGGAGGTGAGGAGGACAGCGAGGAGGCTCGAGGAGAAGGGCTACAGCTCCCTGTGGTTCGCGGACCACCTCATGGGGTGGTACCCGCACGACCTCTGGAAGGAAACCCCCTTCGCAGCAAGATACCCGTCCTGCCACATGTTCTTCGACCCTTTCTGCGAGATTTGCTACGCCGCAGGTTCAGCTGAGAAAATGCGGTTTGGCGTCAGCGTTTCGGAGGTGTTCCGCAGGCATCCCGCCGTTCTCCTGCAGCAGGCGATAACTGCAAACCACGCCACGGGAGGGAGGTTCATACTTGGACTCGGGGCTGGAGAGGCTGAGAACATAGTTCCGTACGGGATTGACTTCAAAAGGCCGGTTGCGAGGCTCGAGGAGGCGCTCAGGCTGATGAGAGTCATGCTCGAGAGCGATTACGGAGAGGTGATAAACTTCGAGGGGAAGTTCTTCAGGCTTGAGGATGCCGTTTTCGACCTGAAGCCTGTCGGAAATCTGCCGATCTGGATCGGGGCACACGGAGACAGAATGCTGAGGCTAACAGCCCAGTATGCTGACGGGTGGCTCCCGGTCTCGACGACCCTTGACGATTACAGAGAGATGGCCGAAAAGCTTGACAGATACGCGAGAGACGCGGGCAGAGATCCAGAGGAGATAACCAGAGCCCTCTTCGCCAGCGTGGTCATTGACGAGAGGGAAAGCGAGGTGGAGAGACTTCTCAGAACCCCGATACTGAGAATTCACGCTCTTCTGCTTCACTATAAGGTTTACGAGAAAATGAGCTACCAGCATCCCTTAGGGAGGTACTACGGCCTTCTGGAGTACATTCCCACCAAGTTCACGAAGAGGGACATCCTCGAGGCGGTTAGCAGAGTTCCAGACGATGTGGTTAAGGCAGCTTTCATCTCCGGCACGCCCGAGGAGATTATCCAGACGCTCGACGCGTACAGCAAGCTGGGGGTGGAGCACGTCGTCATCTGGAACCTGACGTATTTTGGAGACATCAGCAAGGTCGGAAGTTCGTATGCGCTGATAGACGAAGTCATCGGGCATTTCGAAAGCTGA
- a CDS encoding DUF4258 domain-containing protein has translation MIEFTPHARERMEKRSVTEDEVRDALENPDELLYDTKTGNFIAVKEQESRYLIIVYVPMEVYRIVSVVVTTKLNINRKSN, from the coding sequence GTGATTGAATTCACTCCCCATGCCAGAGAGAGGATGGAAAAGAGAAGTGTTACGGAAGATGAAGTTAGAGATGCCTTAGAGAATCCTGATGAGCTGCTGTATGATACGAAGACAGGAAACTTTATAGCGGTAAAAGAGCAGGAAAGCCGCTATTTGATCATTGTTTATGTGCCGATGGAGGTTTACAGAATTGTATCGGTTGTAGTTACTACAAAGCTTAATATAAATCGAAAATCGAATTAG
- a CDS encoding acyl-CoA dehydrogenase family protein: protein MDFELSEEHRMIQQAVREFAEKEIMPYSREYDERGEYPFELFRKAAKLGFVGTDLPEEYDGAGMDFTSSIVIAMELTRADSNVGSAIASATLGCPMLKYFGTEEQKEQYMARVPRGETTSGIAITEPDAGSDAASIKTRAERVENGWVVNGSKVFITNGSISDWIILLARTGGAGYRGISAFVVETSWDGYEARRIEKMGLSCHDTAELSFRNMFVPLENLVGKENQGFYQLMRFFNESRISVGAINLGMAIGAYERALEYAKERKAFGKPLIEHQAIAFKLADMYKDIEAAKLLIFKAAWLVDKGNPDPALSSAAKLFATETAIRVTYEAVQIFGGYGFSKEYDVERYYRDARVGTIYEGTSEAQKIVISRRIAGKIRV from the coding sequence ATGGACTTCGAGCTGAGCGAGGAGCACAGGATGATCCAGCAGGCAGTGAGGGAGTTTGCCGAGAAGGAGATAATGCCATACAGCAGAGAATACGACGAGAGGGGAGAGTACCCGTTCGAGCTGTTCAGGAAGGCCGCAAAGCTCGGTTTCGTCGGAACAGACCTGCCGGAGGAGTACGATGGCGCGGGGATGGACTTCACGTCCTCCATTGTCATAGCAATGGAGCTCACGAGGGCGGACAGCAACGTTGGCAGTGCCATAGCATCAGCAACTCTCGGCTGCCCGATGCTCAAGTACTTCGGCACGGAAGAGCAGAAGGAGCAGTACATGGCGAGGGTGCCGAGGGGGGAGACGACGTCGGGCATAGCGATAACAGAGCCAGATGCAGGCAGCGATGCTGCAAGCATAAAAACGAGGGCTGAGAGGGTTGAGAACGGATGGGTTGTGAACGGCTCGAAGGTGTTCATAACCAACGGCAGCATCTCCGACTGGATAATCCTGCTCGCGAGGACTGGAGGCGCGGGTTACAGGGGGATCTCCGCCTTTGTTGTTGAAACGTCGTGGGATGGCTACGAGGCGAGGAGGATAGAGAAGATGGGGCTCAGCTGTCACGATACTGCGGAGCTGAGCTTCAGGAACATGTTCGTTCCATTGGAGAACCTCGTTGGCAAAGAGAACCAAGGATTCTACCAGCTGATGAGGTTTTTCAACGAAAGCAGAATTAGCGTGGGAGCGATAAACCTTGGCATGGCCATAGGCGCATACGAGAGAGCTTTGGAGTATGCGAAGGAAAGGAAGGCCTTTGGGAAGCCACTGATCGAGCACCAGGCAATAGCCTTCAAGCTGGCGGACATGTACAAGGACATTGAGGCTGCAAAGCTCCTCATCTTCAAAGCAGCATGGCTTGTTGACAAGGGCAATCCAGATCCTGCATTGAGCTCAGCTGCAAAGCTGTTTGCGACTGAGACCGCCATCAGGGTTACTTACGAGGCTGTTCAAATCTTTGGAGGATACGGGTTCAGCAAGGAGTACGATGTTGAAAGGTATTACAGAGATGCGAGGGTTGGGACGATTTATGAGGGGACGAGTGAGGCCCAGAAGATTGTCATTTCGAGGAGAATTGCCGGTAAGATTAGGGTTTGA
- a CDS encoding 3-hydroxyacyl-CoA dehydrogenase family protein, which yields MKVEDVKVVGVLGAGTMGAGIAQVCAMAGFEVVLRDIEDRFLERGLNNIRKSLEKFAAKGKLSEDVETIMGRIKPTTKLEDLADVDLVIEAIIENMEVKKETFRQLNEIVKREDAIFASNTSTLSITEMAAVTRKPENFVGIHFMNPVPVMKGVEIVRGLLTSDETLEFAVEFTKKLGKEPVVCRDSPGFISNRILMPWINEGIWVLYEGVATKEEIDRGMRLFTNVPMGPLELADLIGLDICLAAIETLHRELGDKYRPCPLLKQMVQAGLLGRKTGRGFYDYTQK from the coding sequence ATGAAGGTTGAGGACGTAAAGGTTGTTGGTGTGCTTGGAGCCGGCACAATGGGTGCCGGAATAGCTCAGGTCTGTGCGATGGCCGGATTTGAGGTTGTGCTGAGGGACATAGAGGACAGGTTCCTTGAGAGAGGGCTTAACAACATAAGGAAAAGCCTCGAGAAGTTCGCCGCCAAGGGCAAGCTCAGCGAGGATGTTGAAACGATAATGGGCAGGATAAAACCCACCACGAAGCTTGAGGATCTGGCCGATGTTGACCTCGTGATAGAGGCGATAATCGAGAACATGGAGGTAAAGAAGGAGACCTTCAGACAGCTCAATGAGATCGTGAAAAGAGAAGACGCAATTTTCGCCTCCAACACGTCCACGCTCAGCATCACCGAAATGGCAGCCGTGACGAGGAAGCCTGAGAACTTCGTTGGGATTCACTTCATGAACCCCGTGCCGGTGATGAAAGGAGTTGAGATAGTCAGGGGGCTGCTGACGAGTGACGAGACCCTCGAGTTCGCGGTCGAGTTCACAAAGAAGCTCGGCAAGGAGCCGGTTGTGTGCAGGGACTCGCCCGGTTTCATCTCCAACAGGATCCTGATGCCCTGGATAAACGAGGGAATCTGGGTGCTCTACGAGGGTGTGGCGACGAAGGAGGAGATCGACAGGGGAATGAGGCTCTTCACGAACGTCCCCATGGGCCCGTTAGAGCTCGCCGATCTCATTGGCCTCGACATCTGCCTTGCAGCTATTGAAACCCTCCACAGAGAGCTCGGAGACAAATACAGGCCATGTCCGCTGCTCAAGCAGATGGTTCAGGCCGGTCTGCTCGGCAGGAAGACCGGAAGGGGGTTCTACGACTACACCCAGAAGTGA
- a CDS encoding right-handed parallel beta-helix repeat-containing protein has product MTNNTVSFNNHYYTAGIALASSSHNTVAGNTVTHNTAGVGIGLGAEWGGADSKYNTISRNTVSFNKMGLQIGSSRNNTITGNRFTDNTYTGIDLRAGTAYNTISGNIVTGNQYGVSHWGWFGEQQHILQQQLQQHPQPPPEPDFLRA; this is encoded by the coding sequence ATTACAAACAACACGGTGAGCTTCAACAACCACTACTACACCGCAGGCATAGCCCTCGCCTCGTCCAGTCACAACACGGTGGCTGGCAATACGGTAACCCACAATACTGCGGGAGTGGGGATAGGTCTTGGAGCTGAATGGGGAGGGGCTGACAGCAAGTACAACACGATCTCCAGAAACACCGTCAGCTTCAACAAGATGGGGCTGCAGATTGGGTCATCAAGGAACAACACCATAACAGGCAACAGATTCACGGACAACACCTATACGGGAATAGACCTCAGAGCGGGTACCGCATACAACACCATTTCAGGCAACATCGTGACAGGAAACCAGTATGGCGTAAGCCACTGGGGGTGGTTCGGCGAACAACAACACATTCTACAACAACAACTTCAACAACACCCACAACCTCCACCAGAACCTGATTTCCTACGGGCTTAA